From Chryseobacterium gallinarum, one genomic window encodes:
- a CDS encoding ABC transporter permease produces MNIIFKKDTWQEIYYSLRNNKLRTFLTMIGVGWGMFLYVSLLGAAKGMENGFDKLFSGFATNSIFLWAQKTSIPYEGFPKGREVHLQLSDMEMLKRKVTAIDYISPQNARGSFTGTPGEAMSRNGKNGTYSLTGDYAVGNKISEKKLIFGRYINDADVSGNKNVVVIGEEIYKNFFDSKKKENPIGKSINIKGLFFNVIGVFRVKKGGGFENDQTAFIPLSTYTKMYNAGEQIDLFAIVSKPNANVGSVEQDVKQVLKSKNKISPEDTNAFGSFNLGKEFKKLTGFLTGMQLLTIIVGTLTILAGVIAISNILLITVKERTKEIGIRRALGAKPSEVRNQILLESVVITLSSGLLGFMFGIFVLMILNAVTQGQDSFPFYNPTVNYGNVFAAMAVMVILGLVIGMIPAQRAVKIRPIEALRTE; encoded by the coding sequence GTGAATATCATATTTAAAAAAGATACTTGGCAGGAGATCTATTATTCATTGAGGAATAATAAACTTCGGACATTCCTTACCATGATTGGGGTAGGATGGGGAATGTTTTTGTATGTAAGCCTTCTTGGAGCTGCAAAAGGAATGGAAAACGGATTTGATAAACTGTTTTCCGGGTTCGCTACCAATTCCATTTTTCTCTGGGCACAGAAAACTTCTATTCCCTATGAAGGATTTCCCAAAGGAAGAGAAGTCCATTTACAGTTGTCTGATATGGAAATGCTGAAAAGAAAAGTGACAGCAATTGACTATATCTCTCCCCAAAATGCAAGAGGAAGTTTTACCGGGACTCCGGGGGAAGCGATGTCAAGAAACGGTAAAAACGGCACCTATTCTCTTACCGGGGACTATGCTGTAGGAAATAAAATTTCAGAAAAGAAACTCATTTTCGGGCGTTACATCAATGATGCGGATGTTTCCGGAAATAAAAATGTAGTGGTCATTGGTGAAGAAATTTATAAAAACTTTTTTGATTCCAAGAAAAAAGAGAACCCGATTGGAAAATCTATTAATATCAAAGGTCTTTTCTTTAATGTAATCGGGGTTTTCAGAGTAAAGAAAGGAGGAGGTTTTGAAAATGATCAGACAGCGTTTATTCCACTGTCAACATATACAAAAATGTATAACGCCGGAGAGCAGATTGATCTGTTTGCTATTGTAAGTAAACCCAATGCTAACGTAGGCTCTGTAGAACAGGACGTAAAACAGGTATTAAAATCTAAAAATAAAATTTCCCCTGAAGATACCAATGCTTTTGGTAGTTTCAATTTAGGAAAAGAATTTAAAAAGCTGACAGGTTTCCTTACCGGAATGCAGCTGCTCACCATTATTGTAGGTACACTAACCATTCTTGCCGGGGTAATTGCCATCTCGAATATCCTGCTGATTACCGTGAAAGAAAGAACAAAAGAAATAGGTATCAGAAGAGCACTGGGTGCAAAGCCGTCTGAGGTGAGAAATCAGATTTTATTGGAAAGTGTAGTGATCACGCTTTCTTCAGGATTACTGGGGTTTATGTTCGGGATCTTTGTTTTAATGATATTAAATGCTGTCACTCAAGGGCAGGACTCTTTCCCCTTCTATAATCCGACGGTGAATTATGGGAATGTTTTCGCGGCAATGGCAGTGATGGTTATTTTAGGATTGGTGATCGGAATGATTCCCGCACAAAGAGCCGTAAAAATCCGGCCAATTGAAGCGTTAAGGACAGAGTAA
- a CDS encoding ABC transporter permease codes for MFDLDRWQEIFSSIRSNILRTVLSGFTVALGLFIFIVLFGIGKGLQNAFSEGFAGDAKNLISITTGKTTLAYKGLQSDRSVTLNNADYDFLINTDKEKVGSSSPRYSASLMVKYGKESGIYQVHGAEPGEQVIENRTIIDGRYLTPRDLTNKQNVAVIGRMVQRDLIKNGSPVGKELDINGTMFKVVGVFSDEGGDWDERHITVPITTLQQMKKGSDTVSIAYISYSDKLTPQEAIKYGDELKDKLKSRKNVSPDDENGVRVWNNAKNMNDTFTFMAVLTAIVGFIGLGTLLAGIIGISNIMVYIVKERTKEIGVRKAIGAKPRGIVALIVQESVVITVISGFVGVGIGVLALNLIGDSLEQFFIKNPSVGWGTILMAFIALIFSGLVAGFVPAYRASKIKPIEALRTE; via the coding sequence ATGTTTGACCTAGATCGTTGGCAGGAAATATTCAGTTCTATCCGTAGTAATATACTCCGGACGGTGCTTTCGGGATTTACGGTAGCCCTGGGATTGTTTATTTTCATTGTGCTTTTCGGGATCGGAAAAGGACTGCAGAACGCATTTTCCGAGGGATTTGCAGGAGATGCCAAGAACCTGATATCCATTACTACAGGAAAAACAACTTTAGCTTACAAAGGATTACAGTCTGACAGGAGTGTAACATTGAATAATGCTGACTACGATTTCCTGATCAATACAGATAAAGAAAAAGTAGGCTCTTCAAGTCCGAGATATAGTGCCAGTTTAATGGTGAAATACGGAAAAGAGAGTGGTATTTATCAGGTTCATGGAGCAGAGCCGGGCGAACAGGTTATTGAAAACAGAACAATCATTGACGGCCGTTATCTTACTCCCAGGGATCTAACCAATAAGCAGAATGTAGCGGTCATCGGAAGAATGGTCCAGAGAGATTTGATCAAGAACGGAAGTCCGGTAGGAAAAGAGCTGGACATTAACGGGACAATGTTTAAGGTAGTGGGCGTTTTTTCAGATGAAGGAGGAGACTGGGATGAAAGACACATCACAGTTCCTATTACTACCTTACAGCAGATGAAAAAAGGATCTGATACGGTAAGTATCGCTTATATATCATATAGTGATAAGCTGACCCCTCAGGAAGCCATTAAGTATGGTGATGAGTTAAAAGATAAATTAAAATCAAGAAAGAATGTTTCCCCCGATGATGAAAATGGAGTACGCGTTTGGAATAATGCAAAAAACATGAACGATACCTTTACATTTATGGCGGTCCTTACGGCGATAGTTGGCTTTATAGGTCTGGGAACATTGCTGGCCGGAATTATCGGGATCAGTAACATTATGGTGTATATCGTAAAAGAAAGAACCAAAGAAATCGGTGTGCGGAAAGCCATCGGAGCAAAGCCCCGCGGGATTGTAGCGTTAATTGTTCAGGAAAGTGTTGTGATTACGGTTATTTCAGGATTCGTTGGCGTTGGTATTGGTGTTTTGGCTTTGAATTTAATTGGAGACAGTCTCGAACAGTTCTTTATTAAAAATCCAAGCGTAGGCTGGGGAACCATATTAATGGCATTTATTGCACTGATTTTCTCAGGATTGGTTGCTGGATTTGTTCCTGCATACAGGGCTTCAAAAATTAAACCGATAGAGGCGTTGAGAACGGAATAA
- a CDS encoding ABC transporter ATP-binding protein codes for MLVIQDLHKSYDTGKSKLHVLKGINLNISEGEFVSIMGSSGSGKSTLLNIIGILDEKDSGTYELDGVPIEHLSEVKAAEYRSRFLGFIFQSFNLINYKTALENVALPLYYQNVPRKERNQKALEYLEKVGLAQWANHLPSELSGGQKQRVAIARALITNPKVVLADEPTGALDSKTTHDIMKLLQDINNEGKTIIVVTHEPDVAAQTKRNVVLKDGIIESDEFIKQVVL; via the coding sequence ATGTTAGTAATTCAGGATTTACATAAATCATACGATACGGGGAAAAGCAAGCTCCATGTTCTTAAGGGGATTAATCTGAATATTTCAGAGGGCGAGTTTGTTTCTATTATGGGAAGTTCCGGTTCGGGAAAGTCTACACTTCTTAATATTATCGGTATTCTGGACGAAAAAGATTCAGGAACTTATGAATTGGACGGGGTGCCGATTGAGCATCTTTCAGAAGTAAAGGCAGCGGAGTACAGAAGTCGGTTTTTGGGGTTTATTTTTCAGTCATTTAACCTGATAAATTATAAAACAGCTTTAGAAAATGTAGCCCTTCCTTTGTATTACCAGAATGTACCCAGGAAAGAACGTAATCAGAAAGCATTGGAGTACCTGGAAAAAGTAGGCCTGGCACAATGGGCGAATCACCTTCCGAGTGAGCTTTCGGGAGGGCAGAAACAGAGAGTGGCAATTGCAAGGGCTTTGATCACCAACCCTAAAGTAGTATTGGCGGATGAGCCCACCGGTGCCCTGGATTCAAAAACAACTCATGATATTATGAAGCTCCTTCAGGATATTAACAATGAAGGAAAAACAATTATCGTAGTAACCCATGAGCCTGATGTGGCAGCACAAACCAAAAGAAATGTTGTGTTGAAAGACGGTATCATTGAAAGTGATGAGTTTATCAAGCAGGTTGTACTGTAG